Proteins from a genomic interval of Phycisphaerae bacterium RAS1:
- the murJ gene encoding Lipid II flippase MurJ encodes MSAARSVVSSAKLIAVCTLLSRVTGLARDILLVRVFALSYVQDAFNYAFAFPNFFRRLFGEGGLTPVFVPTFTQTLEREGREAAWRVLAQTLALLTTTLLTLCAAIELVLAALWLAAPPAPSPDVEARRLVLGLTGVMAPFMVSICVLALLSSILNCLGSFVPAALAPVLLNVCMLAALLGGPALGFGSPQSHVFLVAASVLAAGLLQLAFLYPALRRHGVRLGWRLETRDPAVRQMLVRLPPVILGQSVLALGVLLDVQLCWMFSHRDGAPSQVHWLGWTFTYPLQEGALSAVTVAQRLYQFPLGVLVISIATAALPAFSRLAAREDWSAWASEVRQSLRLAVFEGLMAGSVMLVAAEPIVRFLFQYGDFGPESTQRTQRVLAWYGVAMWAFCAQHIVTRGFYSLGDVRTPLVIGCVLLPANLLLSFLLLWVDAIRESAFAISACVTSSLAVVAGLQLLRRRVPIALFTRSLLLALLRMLLAAVVTAGVVSAVRWNISFEALRPALGSLLAARGLETLVLLAAGVGTFLLTAAALRLSEPRQLLPRRRA; translated from the coding sequence ATGTCCGCAGCGCGCTCCGTGGTCTCTTCCGCCAAGCTGATCGCCGTCTGCACGCTGCTGTCGCGCGTGACGGGACTGGCGCGCGACATTCTGCTCGTTCGCGTGTTCGCGCTTTCCTACGTGCAGGACGCGTTCAACTACGCCTTCGCGTTTCCCAATTTCTTCCGCCGGCTTTTTGGCGAAGGCGGCCTGACGCCGGTGTTCGTGCCGACGTTTACGCAGACGCTCGAACGCGAGGGACGCGAGGCCGCCTGGCGCGTCCTGGCGCAAACGCTCGCCCTGCTGACCACGACCCTGCTGACACTGTGCGCCGCAATCGAGCTGGTCCTCGCGGCGCTCTGGCTCGCGGCGCCTCCCGCCCCCTCCCCCGACGTTGAAGCGCGGCGGCTGGTTCTCGGCCTGACCGGCGTCATGGCCCCGTTCATGGTGAGCATCTGTGTGCTGGCGCTGCTCTCCAGCATCCTCAACTGCCTCGGCAGTTTCGTCCCCGCCGCCCTGGCGCCGGTTCTGCTGAACGTCTGCATGCTCGCCGCCCTGCTCGGCGGGCCGGCGCTCGGATTCGGCTCGCCGCAATCGCACGTGTTTCTCGTGGCCGCGTCCGTGCTCGCCGCCGGCCTGCTCCAACTCGCCTTCCTCTACCCGGCGCTGCGACGGCACGGCGTTCGGCTCGGCTGGCGGCTGGAAACCCGCGACCCCGCGGTTCGGCAGATGCTGGTCCGTCTCCCGCCGGTGATTCTCGGGCAGAGCGTGCTCGCACTGGGCGTGCTGCTGGACGTTCAGCTTTGCTGGATGTTTTCGCACCGGGATGGCGCGCCAAGTCAGGTGCACTGGCTGGGCTGGACCTTCACCTACCCGCTCCAGGAAGGCGCGCTCTCGGCCGTCACGGTGGCGCAGCGGCTGTACCAGTTTCCGCTCGGCGTGCTGGTGATTTCGATCGCGACCGCTGCGCTTCCCGCCTTCAGCCGCCTGGCGGCCCGCGAAGACTGGAGCGCCTGGGCGAGCGAAGTGCGGCAGTCGCTGCGGCTAGCGGTTTTTGAAGGTCTGATGGCCGGAAGCGTCATGCTGGTCGCGGCCGAGCCGATCGTGCGTTTCCTGTTCCAATACGGCGATTTCGGGCCGGAATCGACGCAGCGGACGCAGCGCGTGCTGGCCTGGTACGGGGTCGCGATGTGGGCGTTTTGCGCTCAGCACATCGTCACGCGCGGCTTCTACAGTCTCGGCGACGTGCGCACGCCGCTGGTCATCGGCTGCGTGCTGCTGCCGGCCAATCTGCTGCTCAGCTTCCTTTTGCTCTGGGTTGACGCGATTCGCGAGTCGGCCTTTGCAATCAGCGCCTGCGTCACGTCGAGCCTGGCCGTCGTGGCCGGGCTGCAACTGCTGCGGCGACGCGTGCCGATCGCCCTTTTCACGCGGTCGCTCTTGCTCGCGCTGCTGAGAATGCTGCTGGCTGCGGTGGTGACGGCCGGCGTCGTCAGCGCCGTTCGTTGGAATATCTCGTTCGAGGCGCTTCGGCCGGCGCTGGGGTCGCTGCTGGCAGCCCGCGGTCTGGAGACGCTCGTGCTGCTGGCGGCCGGCGTCGGAACGTTCCTGCTCACGGCTGCCGCGCTGCGGCTGAGCGAACCGCGGCAGTTGCTGCCGCGCCGCCGCGCCTGA
- a CDS encoding outer membrane biogenesis protein BamB, with amino-acid sequence MNYVCPLSVAGLALALVHAAHAAEPVDASRQWPQFRGPSATGVAPHADPPTEWADGKNIRWKTPIPGRGNASPIVWNDRIYLLTAVKVEQAGAAADPLEDSSSGTTIVRGPQAQDGPPASQPGAERARRPRAGGPRAEKPTSPYRYTVLALDRENGRIIWETAVREKTPHAGTHPDSTFASASCVTDGEYLYAFFGSEGLYCLDLDGNVKWDVDFGDMKTRNSFGEGASPAVFGDTVVITWDHEEDDFIVALDRRSGKEIWRQKRDEPTSWSTPLIVSAGGKPQVITPGAKRCRSYDLATGEVIWECGGLTENVIPTPVYADGLVYFISGFRGAALKAIRLADARGNLDENKSAVVWTYDKNTPYVPSPLLYDDKLYFLDNNRALVTCLNARTGEKLWGPERLEGMQNIYASIVGAAGRVYIAARDGKVAVLKHGASFEILAMNSLDDSFDATPAIAGKELYLRGGGHLYCIAAP; translated from the coding sequence GTGAACTACGTTTGTCCCTTGTCGGTGGCCGGTCTTGCTCTCGCGCTCGTACACGCGGCACATGCCGCCGAACCGGTTGATGCGTCGCGGCAGTGGCCGCAATTCCGCGGGCCCAGCGCGACGGGCGTGGCGCCGCACGCCGATCCGCCGACGGAGTGGGCCGACGGCAAGAACATCCGCTGGAAGACGCCCATCCCCGGCCGCGGCAACGCATCTCCGATTGTGTGGAACGACCGCATCTACCTGCTGACGGCGGTGAAGGTTGAGCAGGCCGGCGCGGCTGCTGATCCACTTGAGGACAGCTCGAGTGGAACAACTATCGTTCGGGGGCCGCAGGCGCAGGACGGCCCGCCCGCTTCTCAACCGGGCGCGGAACGCGCGCGCCGTCCGCGCGCCGGCGGACCGCGCGCCGAGAAACCGACCTCGCCTTATCGCTACACCGTGCTGGCGCTCGATCGCGAGAATGGCAGGATCATCTGGGAAACGGCGGTTCGCGAAAAAACTCCGCACGCCGGCACGCATCCGGATTCGACCTTCGCGTCCGCCTCATGTGTCACTGACGGTGAGTATCTGTACGCGTTTTTTGGCTCAGAGGGTCTCTACTGCCTCGATCTCGACGGCAATGTGAAGTGGGACGTCGATTTCGGCGACATGAAGACGCGCAACAGCTTCGGGGAAGGAGCCTCGCCGGCGGTGTTCGGAGACACGGTCGTCATTACCTGGGACCACGAAGAGGACGACTTCATCGTCGCGCTGGACCGCAGGAGCGGCAAGGAAATCTGGCGCCAGAAACGCGACGAGCCGACATCCTGGTCGACGCCGCTGATCGTCTCCGCCGGCGGCAAGCCGCAGGTGATTACGCCCGGTGCGAAGCGCTGCCGCAGCTACGATCTGGCCACCGGCGAGGTCATTTGGGAATGCGGCGGCCTGACGGAAAACGTCATCCCGACGCCGGTGTACGCCGACGGCCTGGTCTACTTCATCAGCGGCTTCCGCGGCGCCGCGTTGAAGGCGATCCGCCTGGCCGACGCGCGGGGGAATCTGGACGAGAACAAGTCGGCGGTCGTGTGGACCTACGACAAGAACACGCCCTATGTCCCGTCGCCGCTGCTCTACGACGACAAACTGTATTTCCTGGACAACAACCGGGCGCTCGTGACCTGCCTGAACGCCCGCACCGGCGAGAAGCTCTGGGGGCCGGAGCGGCTGGAAGGCATGCAGAATATCTACGCGTCGATCGTCGGGGCGGCAGGACGGGTCTACATCGCGGCCCGCGACGGCAAGGTCGCGGTGCTCAAGCACGGCGCGAGCTTCGAGATTTTGGCGATGAACTCGTTGGATGACAGCTTCGACGCCACGCCGGCGATCGCCGGGAAAGAGCTCTACCTGCGCGGCGGCGGCCACTTGTACTGCATCGCCGCACCGTAG
- a CDS encoding CHRD domain protein, protein MRKLLAGCVVLAAASGVAFSDSMHFQIVADGLQETPPNASPASGSGVAFLDAGSNTLSIDFSFSGLLGPQTAAHLHNAPPGTPGGVVVPLPNGSPIVGDFILSDSVEAALLAGNIYVNIHTTVFPGGEIRGQLVKVPEPSTLALLSLAALGLRRR, encoded by the coding sequence ATGCGAAAGCTGCTTGCCGGCTGCGTTGTTCTCGCAGCGGCGTCGGGAGTCGCGTTTTCCGACTCCATGCATTTTCAGATTGTCGCAGATGGGTTGCAGGAGACGCCGCCGAATGCGTCGCCGGCGTCCGGAAGCGGCGTTGCGTTCCTCGACGCGGGGTCGAACACGCTGTCGATCGACTTTTCGTTCTCGGGTCTGCTTGGCCCGCAGACGGCGGCGCATCTGCACAACGCTCCCCCCGGCACTCCGGGCGGCGTCGTTGTCCCCCTGCCAAACGGCAGCCCGATCGTCGGCGACTTCATTCTCTCCGACTCGGTCGAAGCGGCCCTGCTCGCAGGGAACATCTACGTCAACATTCACACGACGGTCTTCCCCGGCGGAGAAATCCGCGGGCAGCTCGTCAAGGTTCCTGAGCCCAGCACGCTGGCGCTGCTGAGCCTCGCCGCGCTCGGCCTGCGTCGTCGCTAG
- the queD_3 gene encoding 6-carboxy-5,6,7,8-tetrahydropterin synthase has product MPSYEVSVSGWFSAAHQLRLIDGSYEPLHGHNWRVTVTYAGEQLDEMGVLIDFTIVKPRLEELLRRFHDRNLNDQPAFRDGSPSAEMVARYFADQLCELDTATARLRTVEVEEAPGCLARFVIS; this is encoded by the coding sequence ATGCCAAGCTACGAAGTGAGCGTCTCAGGCTGGTTTTCGGCTGCGCACCAACTGCGGCTGATCGACGGATCTTACGAGCCGCTGCATGGGCACAACTGGCGCGTGACGGTGACGTACGCCGGCGAGCAGCTCGACGAGATGGGGGTGCTGATCGACTTCACCATCGTCAAACCGCGGCTGGAGGAGCTGCTGCGCCGCTTTCACGATCGAAACCTGAACGACCAGCCGGCGTTCCGCGATGGCAGCCCGTCGGCGGAAATGGTGGCGCGCTATTTTGCCGACCAGTTGTGCGAACTGGACACCGCGACGGCGCGGCTCAGGACGGTCGAAGTGGAAGAGGCGCCGGGGTGTCTGGCGCGCTTCGTCATCTCGTAG
- the korA_3 gene encoding 2-oxoglutarate oxidoreductase subunit KorA produces MRPFITGNEAVVRGALRAGCDFFAGYPITPASSILTDFIDAFADGCGIAIETEDEIAAIGQCIGAAMCGARALTATSGPGLSLYSENIGLAQMGETPLVIVNCQRMGPATGGATASGEGDVLFARHVTSGGYPIPVLAATDAASAYRLTHNAFFIAERLRTPVIVLTSKDIALTRQSCDLASLPLLQPIERKSAPADGLFEPYAIDASGDVPAFAPIGGPRQVRFTGSIHDERGLLTIDRAKIERKLTHLVDKIECNADLIADIQLDADPQAEILVVSYGVADGAARVAVCMLRAAGAHVSHLTLHSLWPMPVKAITAALTPAIRCVVVPELNIGLYAGELRRVMPDIEILSVLRYDGGLISPRTIVDRATSRVVAAGPRAGRGEAETSPCADRLTVRPEAQPCPS; encoded by the coding sequence ATGCGGCCCTTTATTACCGGAAACGAAGCCGTCGTCCGCGGAGCGCTGCGGGCGGGATGCGATTTCTTCGCCGGCTATCCGATCACCCCCGCCAGCTCGATCCTGACCGATTTCATCGATGCATTCGCGGATGGCTGCGGCATCGCGATCGAAACCGAGGACGAGATCGCCGCGATCGGCCAGTGCATCGGCGCCGCCATGTGCGGCGCCCGCGCACTGACCGCCACGTCCGGCCCCGGACTCAGCCTCTACAGCGAGAACATCGGCCTGGCGCAGATGGGCGAAACGCCGCTGGTCATCGTCAATTGCCAGCGCATGGGACCGGCTACCGGCGGCGCGACTGCCAGCGGCGAGGGCGACGTGCTCTTCGCGCGGCACGTGACCTCCGGCGGCTATCCGATTCCGGTGCTGGCCGCGACCGACGCCGCCAGCGCGTACCGCCTGACGCACAATGCTTTCTTCATCGCCGAGCGTCTCCGAACGCCGGTGATCGTGCTGACCTCCAAGGACATCGCGTTAACCCGCCAGAGTTGTGATCTGGCCTCTCTCCCTCTCCTCCAGCCGATCGAGCGAAAGTCGGCGCCGGCGGACGGCCTATTCGAGCCGTACGCAATTGACGCATCCGGCGATGTGCCGGCTTTCGCCCCGATCGGCGGGCCGCGCCAGGTTCGCTTCACCGGGTCGATCCACGACGAGCGCGGCCTTCTGACGATCGACCGCGCGAAAATTGAACGAAAGCTCACGCACCTGGTCGACAAGATCGAATGCAACGCCGACCTGATCGCCGACATACAGCTCGATGCGGATCCGCAAGCCGAGATTCTGGTCGTTTCGTATGGCGTCGCGGACGGGGCGGCGCGCGTCGCGGTCTGCATGCTCCGCGCCGCGGGCGCGCACGTTTCTCATCTCACGCTCCACAGCCTGTGGCCGATGCCGGTGAAGGCGATCACCGCCGCCCTCACGCCGGCGATTCGCTGCGTCGTCGTGCCCGAGTTGAACATCGGGCTTTATGCGGGCGAACTGCGGCGCGTAATGCCGGATATCGAGATTCTCAGCGTTTTGCGCTACGACGGAGGGTTGATATCGCCGCGGACGATCGTCGACCGCGCCACAAGCCGCGTGGTAGCGGCCGGCCCCCGTGCCGGCCGTGGTGAGGCCGAAACCTCCCCCTGCGCAGACCGCCTGACCGTTCGGCCGGAGGCCCAGCCATGTCCGTCCTGA
- a CDS encoding RNA polymerase sigma factor, which produces MRQGDVDAAGELLPLLYDELRALAASYLRRERAGHTLQPTALVHEVYLRLAGGASDDWSGRAHFLAVAAKVMRNTLVNHALARKAAKRGGGAERVLLDGATLADKPGNLDSLDVHEALERLAALDERKARVVEMRFFGGLTSEEIAHVLHVSLSTIEADWRMARAWLAAELEETRDD; this is translated from the coding sequence ATGCGGCAGGGCGACGTGGACGCTGCGGGCGAGCTGCTGCCCCTGCTGTACGACGAGCTGCGGGCGCTGGCGGCTTCGTACCTGCGGCGCGAGCGGGCCGGGCACACGCTGCAACCGACGGCGCTGGTCCACGAGGTGTACCTGCGGCTGGCGGGCGGGGCGTCCGACGACTGGAGCGGGCGGGCGCACTTTCTGGCCGTCGCGGCCAAGGTGATGCGGAACACGCTGGTCAATCACGCCCTGGCCCGCAAGGCGGCGAAGCGCGGCGGCGGCGCCGAGCGCGTGCTGCTGGACGGCGCGACGCTGGCCGACAAGCCCGGCAACCTGGATTCGCTGGACGTGCACGAGGCGCTCGAGCGGCTTGCGGCCCTGGATGAACGAAAGGCGCGCGTCGTCGAAATGCGCTTCTTCGGCGGACTGACATCGGAGGAGATTGCGCACGTCCTGCACGTCTCGCTTTCGACGATCGAAGCCGACTGGCGCATGGCGCGGGCGTGGCTGGCGGCGGAGCTGGAGGAGACGCGCGACGACTGA
- the korB_3 gene encoding 2-oxoglutarate oxidoreductase subunit KorB, protein MSVLTVSRDDMCYCPGCSHAAVLEKLAAAVDRLNIPPHKLCLVSDIGCIGTADRYFRCHTFHGLHGRSFTYAEGIKRYRPDLTVVVLVGDGGCGIGTAHLVHAARRGAGIKVLVCNNFNFGMTGGQHSPTTPGTGRTSTTPDGTNDRVFDLCQTATLSGAAYVARCSALDACATDYIAAALQTPGFALLDLWEICTAYYMPANKLSPAGLRGLSAELGLDFGVRSVGSPRPTAEPPPGARRAPAADTEVQRHENAQPLPWPRRVEICVAGSAGQRIRSAVGVIGEVAVAGGLHAAQLDDFPITVRRGHSISNLIVDRDPILYAGVDHPALVLILSDDGLKRLGDLSALGPESLLIADAGLSLPATTARVMRLATGDIAKRVGAAAMALAVLTIGLVRGGWIDARLLATAAERSLGGRYRDANLKAIQTGIELAAAGAERAAHAVLTVKE, encoded by the coding sequence ATGTCCGTCCTGACCGTCTCTCGCGACGACATGTGCTACTGCCCCGGCTGCTCCCACGCCGCCGTGCTGGAAAAACTGGCGGCGGCGGTCGACCGGCTCAATATCCCGCCGCACAAACTCTGCCTCGTCTCCGACATCGGCTGCATCGGCACGGCTGACCGCTATTTCCGTTGCCATACGTTTCATGGCCTGCACGGGCGGTCGTTCACGTACGCGGAGGGGATCAAGCGCTACCGGCCCGATCTGACGGTCGTGGTGCTGGTGGGCGATGGCGGCTGCGGCATCGGCACAGCGCACCTGGTGCACGCCGCTCGGCGCGGCGCCGGAATCAAGGTGCTGGTCTGCAACAACTTTAATTTCGGCATGACCGGCGGCCAGCATTCGCCGACCACGCCGGGGACCGGGCGAACGTCGACGACGCCCGATGGAACGAACGATCGCGTATTTGACCTGTGCCAGACGGCGACGCTGAGTGGGGCGGCCTACGTTGCGCGATGCAGCGCCCTGGACGCGTGCGCGACGGACTACATCGCGGCCGCCCTTCAAACTCCGGGATTTGCCCTGCTCGATCTCTGGGAAATCTGCACAGCGTATTACATGCCGGCCAACAAGCTTTCGCCGGCGGGTTTGCGCGGGCTGTCAGCGGAACTCGGCTTGGATTTCGGTGTCCGTAGCGTCGGTTCGCCGCGTCCGACGGCGGAACCGCCGCCGGGCGCCCGCCGCGCGCCCGCGGCCGACACCGAGGTCCAACGCCACGAGAATGCACAACCGCTCCCCTGGCCGCGGCGCGTCGAAATCTGCGTCGCCGGATCGGCCGGGCAGCGGATTCGCTCTGCGGTCGGGGTCATCGGCGAGGTCGCGGTGGCCGGCGGGCTGCATGCGGCGCAGCTCGACGATTTCCCGATCACGGTGCGGCGCGGACACTCGATATCAAACTTGATCGTCGACCGCGATCCGATCCTCTACGCCGGCGTCGATCACCCGGCGCTGGTGCTGATCCTCTCGGACGACGGCCTGAAGCGGCTCGGCGATCTGTCGGCGCTGGGGCCGGAGAGTCTGCTCATCGCAGACGCGGGGCTGAGCCTGCCGGCGACGACGGCCCGCGTCATGCGGCTCGCGACCGGGGACATCGCGAAGCGCGTCGGGGCCGCGGCCATGGCGCTGGCGGTGCTGACAATCGGGCTGGTCCGCGGCGGGTGGATCGACGCGCGGTTGCTGGCGACCGCCGCTGAGCGGTCGCTGGGCGGCCGCTACCGCGACGCGAATCTCAAGGCGATTCAAACGGGCATCGAACTGGCCGCGGCCGGCGCCGAGCGCGCCGCGCACGCGGTCCTGACCGTCAAGGAGTAA
- a CDS encoding Thermophilic serine proteinase precursor: protein MSTRNGWMAGAFWAATSLVAVAQAPATYVHTYFKQPVPLRLDSGKLAVFSEQIALRGLRTDDASPIAAADAGLAAALDRRGMSAAEAVQESVRGWSTLKSPVSTVAGDADVELLVGELADDAAVEFVSPVFIDERNLPVIITRDVLVGFDDSLDAVAAAALLDQYLGGFVLDRDYGGMAGVYRVRTLFKNGFDVLDRANELAQRPEVRFAEPDMLRRGVPRLIPNDQFFSILWGVHNTGQSGGTVDQDMDGPEAWDITTGAATIKVAILDEGVQQNHPDLNVLAGADFTGNNTVGGGPFNSCDNHGTAVAGCVSAIINNVSGVVGIAPSCKSVSHKIGTSNCDGTFSSTDTMLVNALVYARDTSQCRVTNSSFSYGVSGGITSAYINTRNAGLVHFASTGNDGAGSINYPASIAEVNAVGSLNRFGNRSSFSNFGTGIDFSAPGETIYTTDRSGAAGYYGGNYGFQDGTSFSSPYAAGVAALVLSRNSTLTAAQVESYMQQGCVDRGAAGYDTTYGWGFVNANNTLLLVPLPPGPPGPFNLIGPADASTDAPTTLQLQWSPSAGAATYAIMLDDNATFLHPEVNISGLTGTSYNVPMTLEQGRAYYWKMTATNASGSIDATPALASFSTMLDCNANGVPDATDIAMGTSQDCNENLQPDECDLSTAFRVASQEMTPINATSPQAFVYSARPATGAVTMAFKAFADVNLSNEFINIDLNGSPLGSVFVTGAQDCAAAGSNSVLNVAMTDYNNAIGHMAGAATLNMVPNANVGEQCATPTWITVVITCSATPASADDNSNMVPDECETGLPGDMNCDGVVDILDINPFILALSDPVGYASAYPDCDINNGDVNNDGNVDVLDINPFVALLSGG, encoded by the coding sequence ATGTCGACGCGAAACGGCTGGATGGCTGGTGCGTTCTGGGCGGCGACTTCGCTCGTCGCCGTGGCGCAGGCGCCTGCGACGTACGTCCATACCTATTTCAAACAGCCCGTCCCGCTGCGGCTCGATTCGGGCAAGTTGGCCGTGTTTTCTGAGCAGATCGCGCTGCGCGGCCTGCGAACCGACGACGCCTCGCCGATCGCCGCTGCCGACGCCGGGCTGGCGGCGGCGCTCGACCGCCGCGGCATGTCGGCCGCCGAGGCGGTCCAGGAATCCGTCCGCGGCTGGTCGACGCTCAAGTCGCCCGTTTCGACGGTCGCCGGCGACGCCGACGTGGAGCTGCTGGTGGGCGAACTGGCGGACGATGCCGCCGTGGAGTTCGTCTCACCGGTATTCATCGACGAGCGCAACCTGCCGGTCATCATCACGCGCGACGTCCTGGTCGGCTTCGACGACTCGCTCGACGCCGTCGCCGCCGCGGCGCTGCTCGACCAGTACCTGGGCGGCTTCGTTCTCGATCGCGATTACGGCGGCATGGCCGGCGTCTACCGCGTCCGCACGCTGTTCAAGAACGGCTTCGATGTGCTCGACCGCGCCAACGAGCTGGCACAGCGGCCCGAAGTGCGCTTCGCCGAGCCGGACATGCTCCGCCGCGGCGTTCCCCGGCTGATTCCGAATGACCAGTTTTTCTCGATTCTGTGGGGCGTTCACAACACCGGGCAATCCGGCGGCACGGTCGATCAGGACATGGACGGCCCCGAAGCGTGGGACATCACGACCGGGGCGGCGACGATCAAGGTCGCGATTCTCGACGAAGGCGTCCAGCAGAATCACCCCGATCTGAACGTGCTGGCCGGGGCGGACTTCACCGGCAACAACACCGTCGGCGGCGGGCCGTTCAATAGTTGCGACAATCATGGCACCGCCGTGGCCGGCTGCGTCAGCGCTATCATCAACAACGTCTCGGGCGTGGTCGGCATTGCGCCGAGCTGCAAGTCGGTCTCGCACAAGATCGGAACCTCGAACTGCGACGGCACGTTCAGCTCGACCGACACCATGCTGGTCAACGCATTGGTCTACGCGCGCGACACGTCGCAGTGCCGCGTAACAAACTCCAGTTTCAGCTACGGCGTCAGCGGCGGCATTACGTCGGCTTACATCAACACGCGCAATGCCGGCCTGGTGCACTTCGCCTCGACCGGCAACGACGGCGCCGGCTCGATCAACTACCCCGCCAGCATCGCCGAGGTGAATGCGGTCGGCTCGCTCAACCGCTTCGGCAACCGCTCGAGCTTCAGCAACTTCGGAACCGGAATCGACTTCTCCGCCCCGGGCGAGACGATCTACACCACCGACCGCAGCGGCGCGGCCGGCTACTACGGCGGCAACTATGGCTTCCAGGACGGCACGTCGTTCTCCTCGCCTTACGCGGCCGGCGTGGCGGCGCTGGTGCTCTCGCGCAACAGCACGCTCACCGCGGCCCAGGTGGAGAGCTACATGCAGCAGGGCTGCGTAGACCGGGGCGCCGCCGGGTATGACACGACCTACGGCTGGGGCTTCGTCAACGCGAACAACACGCTCCTGCTCGTGCCGCTGCCGCCCGGACCGCCGGGGCCGTTCAACCTGATCGGCCCGGCGGATGCGTCGACGGATGCACCGACGACGCTGCAATTGCAATGGTCGCCTTCGGCGGGCGCGGCGACGTACGCGATCATGCTGGATGACAACGCGACCTTCCTGCATCCGGAAGTGAACATCAGCGGCCTTACCGGGACAAGCTACAACGTGCCCATGACGTTGGAGCAGGGCCGCGCTTACTACTGGAAAATGACGGCGACGAACGCCTCCGGTTCAATTGACGCTACGCCGGCCCTGGCGTCGTTTTCGACCATGCTGGACTGCAACGCCAACGGCGTGCCGGACGCGACGGACATCGCCATGGGCACGTCGCAGGACTGCAACGAGAACCTTCAGCCGGACGAGTGCGACCTGTCGACCGCGTTCCGCGTAGCGTCGCAGGAGATGACGCCGATCAACGCCACTTCGCCGCAGGCGTTCGTTTATTCGGCGCGCCCGGCGACCGGCGCGGTGACCATGGCATTCAAGGCGTTCGCTGACGTGAACCTGTCGAACGAGTTCATCAACATCGATCTGAACGGCTCGCCGCTGGGCAGCGTCTTCGTCACCGGAGCGCAGGACTGTGCCGCCGCCGGCAGCAACTCGGTGCTGAACGTCGCCATGACCGACTACAACAATGCCATTGGCCATATGGCGGGCGCGGCGACGCTGAACATGGTCCCGAACGCCAATGTGGGCGAGCAGTGCGCCACGCCGACGTGGATCACGGTCGTGATCACGTGCAGCGCGACGCCGGCCAGCGCCGACGACAATAGCAACATGGTTCCGGACGAGTGCGAGACCGGTCTGCCGGGCGATATGAACTGCGACGGCGTGGTCGACATTCTCGACATTAACCCCTTCATCCTGGCGCTGAGCGACCCGGTGGGTTACGCTTCGGCGTACCCGGACTGCGACATCAACAATGGCGATGTGAATAACGACGGGAACGTGGACGTGCTGGATATCAACCCATTCGTGGCGCTGCTCTCGGGCGGATGA